A region from the Branchiostoma lanceolatum isolate klBraLanc5 chromosome 2, klBraLanc5.hap2, whole genome shotgun sequence genome encodes:
- the LOC136427972 gene encoding laminin subunit gamma-1-like isoform X2, with protein sequence MTMFWVVVLACLAVQASSEGCDSEKEFECTNGFCIDKSRRCNGIFECLDFSDEDNCLGSKCQPGEFLCTSGECISGELRCNGSPDCPDESDEDGCVKILCHGHSFIYNAVTKTCMSCQHNTQGRNCEKCKPGFYGNAEVGTMEDCKQCECNGHSMDCDITGKCENCGHNTEGEKCESCRPGFRGDATKGTAGDCAPNSPDGTDEKDADGKDADGKDADGKDADGKPKTCDCNGHSTECDSAGKCKDCKDNTEGNMCEKCKTGYTGDPTKGTPNDCKPNQCRCNKHSDTCPDGVCQDCQHHTTGVYCETCEPGYYGKATGQTPNDCKKCPCSPRSIMCIEVPGETQPKCMGCEDGYLGEKCDKCDGENGFEALQGGPTAPNGCCVRRGVTDCPSG encoded by the exons ATGACGATGTTCTGGGTTGTGGTGCTGGCCTGCCTGGCCGTTCAAGCGTCTTCAGAGGGATGCGACTCCGAGAAAGAGTTCGAATGTACCAACGGTTTCTGTATAGACAAGTCCCGGCGGTGTAACGGTATCTTTGAGTGTCTGGACTTCTCCGATGAAGACAACTGTCTAG gTTCGAAGTGCCAGCCGGGAGAGTTCCTGTGCACGTCCGGAGAGTGTATTTCCGGAGAGCTCCGGTGTAACGGGTCCCCGGACTGTCCGGACGAGTCGGATGAGGACGGCTGCG TGAAAATCCTATGCCACGGACATTCCTTTATCTACAACGCCGTCACCAAGACATGTATG TCCTGCCAACACAACACTCAGGGGCGGAACTGTGAGAAGTGTAAGCCTGGTTTCTATGGTAACGCTGAGGTTGGGACGATGGAGGACTGCAAACAGTGCGAGTGTAACGGTCACTCAATGGACTGTGATATCACCGGAAAGTGTGAG AACTGCGGTCACAACACTGAGGGAGAGAAGTGTGAGAGCTGTAGGCCCGGGTTCCGCGGTGACGCCACCAAAGGGACAGCAGGAGACTGTGCACCCAACTCTCCTGACGGCACAGACGAGAAAGACGCAGACGGTAAAGACGCAGACGGTAAAGACGCAGACGGTAAAGACGCAGACGGTAAACCCAAAACCTGCGATTGCAACGGGCACTCAACAGAGTGTGACTCTGCTGGGAAATGTAAG GACTGCAAAGACAACACGGAAGGGAATATGTGTGAGAAGTGTAAGACTGGCTACACCGGCGACCCCACCAAAGGAACACCGAATGACTGCAAAC CCAACCAGTGTCGCTGCAACAAACACTCCGATACCTGTCCCGATGGGGTGTGCCAG GACTGCCAGCACCACACCACCGGAGTGTACTGTGAGACTTGTGAACCTGGGTACTACGGCAAGGCAACGGGACAAACTCCTAACGACTGCAAGAAATGCCCCTGCTCCCC TCGGAGCATCATGTGTATAGAAGTGCCCGGGGAAACCCAGCCGAAGTGTATGGGCTGTGAGGATGGCTACTTGGGAGAAAAGTGCGACAA ATGCGACGGGGAGAACGGGTTCGAGGCCCTGCAGGGTGGTCCCACGGCGCCCAACGGCTGCTGCGTGAGGAGGGGCGTGACAGACTGCCCCTCGGGCTGA
- the LOC136427969 gene encoding basement membrane proteoglycan-like produces the protein MTCQCHGHSDLCDDKGRCYNCRHNTAGFFCERCKPGFTGIATSGSPWACLPAMPVTEPHCQCHGHAYSCDAEGRCKNCLHNTAGDRCQYCIPGYVGDATSGTPMDCSPANVVAAAPQTSCECHGHAALCNQDGHCKDCRHNTVGDFCERCAPGYYGDATIGRFGDCAKCPCPLTIASNSFAKTCTIARDGKPTCTNCQRGYVGRSCERCARGWTGDPRRVGGRCTRDRGRGRQGRRRQGSN, from the exons ATGACGTGTCAGTGTCATGGGCATTCGGACTTGTGTGACGACAAAGGCCGCTGTTAT AATTGCCGGCACAACACAGCCGGGTTCTTCTGTGAGCGCTGTAAGCCTGGGTTCACTGGCATCGCTACATCCGGGTCCCCGTGGGCCTGCCTTCCCGCCATGCCCGTGACAGAACCACACTGTCAGTGTCACGGGCATGCCTACTCATGTGACGCGGAGGGAAGGTGTaag AACTGCCTGCACAACACCGCAGGCGACCGTTGTCAGTACTGCATCCCAGGTTACGTTGGCGACGCCACTAGTGGAACACCCATGGACTGCAGTCCGGCCAACGTGGTCGCGGCGGCGCCACAAACGTCGTGTGAATGTCATGGGCACGCCGCCCTGTGTAATCAGGATGGACACTGCAAG GACTGCAGACACAACACCGTGGGTGACTTCTGTGAGCGGTGCGCTCCTGGTTACTATGGCGACGCCACCATAGGGAGGTTCGGGGACTGCGCAAAATGCCCCTGTCCTCTTACTATAGCTTCAAACAG TTTTGCCAAAACCTGCACGATAGCAAGAGACGGAAAACCAACCTGCACAAACTGCCAACGGGGCTACGTCGGGCGGAGCTGTGAAAG GTGTGCCCGAGGTTGGACGGGAGACCCCAGGAGAGTCGGCGGCAGgtgtaccagggacagggggaGGGGTCGGCAGGGGAGGCGCCGACAGGGGAGCAACTGA
- the LOC136427971 gene encoding laminin subunit alpha-1-like isoform X2, whose protein sequence is MTPLLVVLSLACLSAQVAAQPCDPATEFECASGGCIGKARRCNGIFECLDFSDEDYCPVAKCRPGEFQCATGDCVNGALRCNGSPDCSDKSDESGCVKILCNGHSFIYNVVTRTCLSCQHNTQGRYCDTCKPGFYGNAKVGTKDDCKQCSCNGHSTKCDVTGKCLNCGHNTEGEKCEKCRPGFRGDATKGTAKDCQPSSTGPTKTCNTCNGHSTTCDATGKCVNCKDNTEGTKCEKCVKGFWSDPTGGKSCLPCACNNHADDCKKANGECIGCKHNTQGFFCNQCLAGFTGTATTGKADSCKAASCPVLCNKHSTTCTLATGKCTNCQHNTMGDRCEKCKPGFTGNPTTGSATACTAGGTTNCAALCYGHSTTCNVAAQTCSNCQDNTEGTRCQTCKIGYTGDATKGPCKSCMDNCNKHSPTCDKTTGVCANCMHQTTGSKCEKCKAGYIGDPTKGTATDCKPTAGCKCNGHTTNCPQGVCTNCQHHTTGVYCEKCDTGYYGIATGGTPNDCKKCNCPPRSTTCIQLPNKTLQCMGCIAGYAGALCDQCDTTNGFKPVGGGPKVTGGCCSKGTTCPVTVAAG, encoded by the exons ATGACGCCTCTCCTGGTAGTTCTGTCTCTGGCGTGCCTGTCGGCACAAGTTGCCGCTCAGCCATGCGATCCTGCGACAGAGTTTGAGTGCGCGAGCGGCGGATGCATCGGAAAAGCTCGCAGGTGTAACGGAATCTTCGAATGCCTGGATTTTTCCGACGAGGACTACTGTCCCG TCGCCAAGTGCAGGCCGGGAGAATTCCAGTGCGCGACCGGAGATTGTGTGAACGGCGCACTCCGCTGTAACGGCTCTCCGGATTGTTCGGACAAGTCTGATGAATCCGGATGTG TGAAGATCCTGTGCAACGGGCATTCCTTCATCTACAACGTGGTCACCAGGACATGCCTG TCTTGCCAACACAACACCCAGGGACGGTACTGTGACACATGCAAGCCCGGTTTCTATGGCAACGCGAAGGTTGGGACGAAGGACGACTGCAAACAGTGCAGCTGTAACGGGCACTCTACcaaatgtgacgtcacaggaaaatGCTTG AACTGCGGCCACAACACGGAGGGAGAGAAGTGTGAGAAATGCCGGCCCGGCTTCCGCGGTGACGCCACCAAGGGGACGGCCAAGGACTGCCAGCCCTCCAGCACGGGCCCCACTAAAACATGTAACACCTGCAACGGGCACTCCACCACGTGTGACGCCACCGGCAAATGTGTG AACTGCAAAGACAACACGGAAGGGACCAAGTGTGAGAAGTGTGTGAAGGGTTTTTGGTCAGATCCCACGGGGGGTAAGAGTTGCTTGCCATGCGCCTGCAACAACCACGCCGACGACTGCAAGAAAGCCAACGGGGAATGCATA GGTTGCAAGCACAACAcgcagggatttttctgtaacCAGTGTCTTGCTGGTTTCACGGGAACGGCAACAACGGGTAAAGCTGACTCCTGTAAGGCTGCCAGCTGTCCTGTCCTGTGTAACAAACACTCCACCACATGTACCCTGGCCACTGGCAAGTGTACG AACTGTCAGCACAACACCATGGGCGACAGGTGTGAGAAGTGCAAGCCCGGGTTCACCGGGAACCCGACCACGGGCAGCGCCACGGCCTGCACGGCGGGAGGAACGACCAACTGCGCCGCCCTGTGCTACGGCCACTCCACCACCTGTAACGTGGCGGCACAAACCTGCAGC AACTGCCAAGACAACACGGAGGGTACCAGGTGCCAGACGTGTAAGATCGGCTACACCGGAGACGCGACCAAGGGTCCCTGTAAGTCCTGTATGGACAACTGTAACAAACACAGCCCCACGTGTGACAAGACGACTGGGGTCTGCGCG AACTGCATGCATCAAACCACTGGGTCAAAGTGCGAGAAGTGCAAGGCCGGCTACATCGGTGACCCCACCAAAGGAACAGCCACCGACTGTAAAC CAACCGCTGGATGTAAGTGCAACGGTCATACCACCAACTGTCCACAAGGGGTCTGTACG AACTGCCAGCACCACACGACCGGCGTGTACTGTGAGAAGTGTGATACCGGGTACTACGGCATAGCGACGGGAGGAACTCCGAACGACTGCAAGAAATGCAACTGCCCACC gagATCTACCACGTGTATCCAGCTGCCTAACAAAACACTGCAGTGCATGGGGTGCATCGCTGGGTACGCCGGAGCCCTGTGTGACCA ATGTGATACTACTAACGGCTTCAAGCCCGTGGGAGGCGGACCGAAGGTGACCGGTGGGTGCTGCTCCAAGGGGACTACCTGCCCCGTCACGGTCGCCGCCGGCTGA
- the LOC136426923 gene encoding multiple epidermal growth factor-like domains protein 9, whose amino-acid sequence MYVSSVGVVILYTWTLLQVDAACPDTAFSCTDGFCIDRSLRCNGVTNCFDSSDELGCPGGGGTGNIGSSIPSPPRKPNPVQPVPKCGPNQHLCRPGWGKPARCITAKQLCDGVPDCWDQSDEKQCDHTNGPCHGHSNIIEDGTGRCLGCKHHTAGWNCELCEDGYFGDATKGTPEDCKPMKQCQCHGHSNRCDSTGVCKGCKHNTVGLYCERCKEGYVGVATVGTPNDCRRKRADTPSCQCNGHAKFCNEKGRCLNCRHNTMGQMCERCRPGYVGNPRQQTPRDCSPLFPGCNCHGHSLTCDALGKCTFCAHNTVGDRCQKCLPGYVGDARRGTPTDCQQFRPTTPCVCNGHSKQCDQSGTCVVRMHIFTGLR is encoded by the exons ATGTACGTGTCCTCAGTAGGGGTAGTTATTCTGTATACATGGACTCTTCTCCAAGTTGACGCGGCATGTCCCGACACAGCGTTCTCCTGTACTGACGGGTTCTGTATAGACCGGTCCTTACGCTGTAATGGAGTCACCAACTGTTTTGATTCTTCGGATGAACTAGGCTGTCCCGGTGGGGGCGGTACAGGGAACATAGGGAGCAGTATTCCATCAC CGCCGAGAAAACCTAACCCAGTCCAGCCGGTTCCGAAGTGCGGGCCGAACCAGCACCTGTGCCGCCCGGGATGGGGGAAGCCCGCCCGGTGTATCACGGCTAAACAGCTGTGTGACGGCGTACCGGACTGCTGGGACCAGTCGGATGAGAAGCAATGTG ACCACACAAACGGACCCTGCCATGGACACTCCAACATCATTGAAGATGGGACCGGTCGTTGTCTG GGATGTAAACACCACACCGCGGGGTGGAACTGTGAGCTGTGTGAGGACGGGTACTTCGGAGACGCCACGAAAGGGACCCCTGAGGACTGCAAACCAATGAAACAGTGTCAGTGTCATGGCCACTCCAACAGATGCGACAGTACTGGAGTTTGTAAG GGATGCAAACACAACACGGTGGGCCTGTACTGTGAGCGGTGTAAGGAGGGGTACGTCGGGGTGGCCACCGTGGGAACACCGAATGACTGTCGGCGCAAGAGGGCTGACACCCCCTCCTGCCAGTGTAACGGACACGCCAAGTTCTGCAACGAGAAGGGCAGATGTCTG AACTGCAGGCATAACACCATGGGGCAGATGTGCGAGCGGTGCAGGCCGGGATACGTGGGGAACCCCAGGCAGCAGACACCCAGAGACTGCAGCCCGCTCTTCCCAGGATGCAACTGTCACGGCCACTCTTTGACTTGCGACGCGTTGGGCAAATGCACG TTCTGCGCACACAACACAGTTGGTGACCGGTGTCAGAAGTGCCTGCCGGGGTACGTGGGAGACGCGCGGCGCGGTACTCCCACCGACTGTCAGCAGTTCAGACCGACCACGCCCTGCGTGTGTAACGGACACTCCAAACAATGCGACCAGTCTGGTACCTGCGTGGTACGTATGcacatttttacaggtttgcgatag
- the LOC136427972 gene encoding laminin subunit alpha-1-like isoform X1, whose translation MTMFWVVVLACLAVQASSEGCDSEKEFECTNGFCIDKSRRCNGIFECLDFSDEDNCLGSKCQPGEFLCTSGECISGELRCNGSPDCPDESDEDGCVKILCHGHSFIYNAVTKTCMSCQHNTQGRNCEKCKPGFYGNAEVGTMEDCKQCECNGHSMDCDITGKCENCGHNTEGEKCESCRPGFRGDATKGTAGDCAPNSPDGTDEKDADGKDADGKDADGKDADGKPKTCDCNGHSTECDSAGKCKNCGHNTEGDKCEKCMSGYVGDATKGTSTDCKASNCAALCNNHATECDIEAKACKDCKDNTEGNMCEKCKTGYTGDPTKGTPNDCKPNQCRCNKHSDTCPDGVCQDCQHHTTGVYCETCEPGYYGKATGQTPNDCKKCPCSPRSIMCIEVPGETQPKCMGCEDGYLGEKCDKCDGENGFEALQGGPTAPNGCCVRRGVTDCPSG comes from the exons ATGACGATGTTCTGGGTTGTGGTGCTGGCCTGCCTGGCCGTTCAAGCGTCTTCAGAGGGATGCGACTCCGAGAAAGAGTTCGAATGTACCAACGGTTTCTGTATAGACAAGTCCCGGCGGTGTAACGGTATCTTTGAGTGTCTGGACTTCTCCGATGAAGACAACTGTCTAG gTTCGAAGTGCCAGCCGGGAGAGTTCCTGTGCACGTCCGGAGAGTGTATTTCCGGAGAGCTCCGGTGTAACGGGTCCCCGGACTGTCCGGACGAGTCGGATGAGGACGGCTGCG TGAAAATCCTATGCCACGGACATTCCTTTATCTACAACGCCGTCACCAAGACATGTATG TCCTGCCAACACAACACTCAGGGGCGGAACTGTGAGAAGTGTAAGCCTGGTTTCTATGGTAACGCTGAGGTTGGGACGATGGAGGACTGCAAACAGTGCGAGTGTAACGGTCACTCAATGGACTGTGATATCACCGGAAAGTGTGAG AACTGCGGTCACAACACTGAGGGAGAGAAGTGTGAGAGCTGTAGGCCCGGGTTCCGCGGTGACGCCACCAAAGGGACAGCAGGAGACTGTGCACCCAACTCTCCTGACGGCACAGACGAGAAAGACGCAGACGGTAAAGACGCAGACGGTAAAGACGCAGACGGTAAAGACGCAGACGGTAAACCCAAAACCTGCGATTGCAACGGGCACTCAACAGAGTGTGACTCTGCTGGGAAATGTAAG AACTGCGGTCACAACACGGAGGGCGACAAGTGTGAGAAGTGCATGTCCGGATATGTCGGAGACGCGACTAAAGGAACCTCTACTGACTGTAAAGCAAGCAACTGCGCCGCTTTGTGCAACAATCACGCCACAGAGTGCGACATAGAGGCAAAGGCTTGTAAG GACTGCAAAGACAACACGGAAGGGAATATGTGTGAGAAGTGTAAGACTGGCTACACCGGCGACCCCACCAAAGGAACACCGAATGACTGCAAAC CCAACCAGTGTCGCTGCAACAAACACTCCGATACCTGTCCCGATGGGGTGTGCCAG GACTGCCAGCACCACACCACCGGAGTGTACTGTGAGACTTGTGAACCTGGGTACTACGGCAAGGCAACGGGACAAACTCCTAACGACTGCAAGAAATGCCCCTGCTCCCC TCGGAGCATCATGTGTATAGAAGTGCCCGGGGAAACCCAGCCGAAGTGTATGGGCTGTGAGGATGGCTACTTGGGAGAAAAGTGCGACAA ATGCGACGGGGAGAACGGGTTCGAGGCCCTGCAGGGTGGTCCCACGGCGCCCAACGGCTGCTGCGTGAGGAGGGGCGTGACAGACTGCCCCTCGGGCTGA
- the LOC136427971 gene encoding laminin subunit alpha-1-like isoform X1, producing MTPLLVVLSLACLSAQVAAQPCDPATEFECASGGCIGKARRCNGIFECLDFSDEDYCPVAKCRPGEFQCATGDCVNGALRCNGSPDCSDKSDESGCVKILCNGHSFIYNVVTRTCLSCQHNTQGRYCDTCKPGFYGNAKVGTKDDCKQCSCNGHSTKCDVTGKCLNCGHNTEGEKCEKCRPGFRGDATKGTAKDCQPSSTGPTKTCNTCNGHSTTCDATGKCVNCKDNTEGTKCEKCVKGFWSDPTGGKSCLPCACNNHADDCKKANGECIGCKHNTQGFFCNQCLAGFTGTATTGKADSCKAASCPVLCNKHSTTCTLATGKCTNCQHNTMGDRCEKCKPGFTGNPTTGSATACTAGGTTNCAALCYGHSTTCNVAAQTCSNCQDNTEGTRCQTCKIGYTGDATKGPCKSCMDNCNKHSPTCDKTTGVCANCMHQTTGSKCEKCKAGYIGDPTKGTATDCKPTAGCKCNGHTTNCPQGVCTNCQHHTTGVYCEKCDTGYYGIATGGTPNDCKKCNCPPRSTTCIQLPNKTLQCMGCIAGYAGALCDQCDTINDYVPVGGGPRTSGGCCVKRGVTSCPVTVAG from the exons ATGACGCCTCTCCTGGTAGTTCTGTCTCTGGCGTGCCTGTCGGCACAAGTTGCCGCTCAGCCATGCGATCCTGCGACAGAGTTTGAGTGCGCGAGCGGCGGATGCATCGGAAAAGCTCGCAGGTGTAACGGAATCTTCGAATGCCTGGATTTTTCCGACGAGGACTACTGTCCCG TCGCCAAGTGCAGGCCGGGAGAATTCCAGTGCGCGACCGGAGATTGTGTGAACGGCGCACTCCGCTGTAACGGCTCTCCGGATTGTTCGGACAAGTCTGATGAATCCGGATGTG TGAAGATCCTGTGCAACGGGCATTCCTTCATCTACAACGTGGTCACCAGGACATGCCTG TCTTGCCAACACAACACCCAGGGACGGTACTGTGACACATGCAAGCCCGGTTTCTATGGCAACGCGAAGGTTGGGACGAAGGACGACTGCAAACAGTGCAGCTGTAACGGGCACTCTACcaaatgtgacgtcacaggaaaatGCTTG AACTGCGGCCACAACACGGAGGGAGAGAAGTGTGAGAAATGCCGGCCCGGCTTCCGCGGTGACGCCACCAAGGGGACGGCCAAGGACTGCCAGCCCTCCAGCACGGGCCCCACTAAAACATGTAACACCTGCAACGGGCACTCCACCACGTGTGACGCCACCGGCAAATGTGTG AACTGCAAAGACAACACGGAAGGGACCAAGTGTGAGAAGTGTGTGAAGGGTTTTTGGTCAGATCCCACGGGGGGTAAGAGTTGCTTGCCATGCGCCTGCAACAACCACGCCGACGACTGCAAGAAAGCCAACGGGGAATGCATA GGTTGCAAGCACAACAcgcagggatttttctgtaacCAGTGTCTTGCTGGTTTCACGGGAACGGCAACAACGGGTAAAGCTGACTCCTGTAAGGCTGCCAGCTGTCCTGTCCTGTGTAACAAACACTCCACCACATGTACCCTGGCCACTGGCAAGTGTACG AACTGTCAGCACAACACCATGGGCGACAGGTGTGAGAAGTGCAAGCCCGGGTTCACCGGGAACCCGACCACGGGCAGCGCCACGGCCTGCACGGCGGGAGGAACGACCAACTGCGCCGCCCTGTGCTACGGCCACTCCACCACCTGTAACGTGGCGGCACAAACCTGCAGC AACTGCCAAGACAACACGGAGGGTACCAGGTGCCAGACGTGTAAGATCGGCTACACCGGAGACGCGACCAAGGGTCCCTGTAAGTCCTGTATGGACAACTGTAACAAACACAGCCCCACGTGTGACAAGACGACTGGGGTCTGCGCG AACTGCATGCATCAAACCACTGGGTCAAAGTGCGAGAAGTGCAAGGCCGGCTACATCGGTGACCCCACCAAAGGAACAGCCACCGACTGTAAAC CAACCGCTGGATGTAAGTGCAACGGTCATACCACCAACTGTCCACAAGGGGTCTGTACG AACTGCCAGCACCACACGACCGGCGTGTACTGTGAGAAGTGTGATACCGGGTACTACGGCATAGCGACGGGAGGAACTCCGAACGACTGCAAGAAATGCAACTGCCCACC gagATCTACCACGTGTATCCAGCTGCCTAACAAAACACTGCAGTGCATGGGGTGCATCGCTGGGTACGCCGGAGCCCTGTGTGACCA GTGCGACACGATCAATGATTACGTTCCTGTCGGAGGTGGTCCGAGGACTAGCGGTGGCTGCTGCGTTAAGAGGGGTGTGACGAGCTGCCCCGTGACTGTGGCAGGCTAG